A single genomic interval of Mycolicibacterium sp. MU0053 harbors:
- a CDS encoding dTDP-4-dehydrorhamnose 3,5-epimerase family protein has translation MAFRELRVPGSYEITPALHTDERGTFFEWFADAEFTRLAGHRLDLKQANCSVSSAGVLRGLHFAQLPPGQAKYVTCVRGSVFDVVVDVRVGSPTYRQWDAVQLDDRSRNSVYLSEGLAHGFLALEDDSTVMYLCSAGYDPQREHTISPTDPAIGIAWPETVFGTSRVISERDAAAPSLAGAEAAGLLPTWDETRDFIAGLR, from the coding sequence ATGGCGTTCCGTGAACTGCGCGTCCCGGGCTCCTACGAGATCACCCCGGCGCTGCACACCGACGAGCGCGGGACGTTCTTCGAATGGTTCGCCGATGCGGAGTTCACCCGGCTCGCCGGGCACCGCCTCGACCTGAAGCAGGCGAACTGCTCGGTGTCCTCGGCCGGGGTGCTGCGCGGCCTGCACTTCGCGCAACTGCCGCCCGGCCAGGCCAAGTACGTCACCTGCGTGCGGGGCTCGGTCTTCGACGTGGTTGTCGACGTCAGGGTCGGATCGCCGACCTACCGCCAGTGGGACGCGGTGCAACTCGACGACCGCAGCCGCAACTCGGTGTACCTGTCCGAGGGACTCGCGCACGGCTTCCTGGCGCTCGAGGACGACTCCACGGTGATGTATCTGTGCTCGGCGGGCTATGACCCGCAGCGCGAGCACACCATCTCCCCCACCGACCCCGCGATCGGGATCGCCTGGCCGGAGACGGTTTTCGGCACCAGCCGGGTGATCTCGGAGCGTGATGCCGCCGCGCCCAGCCTGGCCGGGGCCGAGGCGGCCGGGCTGCTGCCGACCTGGGACGAGACCCGCGACTTCATCGCCGGCCTGCGCTGA
- the rfbB gene encoding dTDP-glucose 4,6-dehydratase: MRLLVTGGAGFIGANFVQSTVREHPEDDVTVLDALTYAGSRTALRGVEDAVELVEGDVADSALVDKLVRSCDAVVHFAAETHVDNALSDPSPFVHSNLIGTFTLLEAVREHGVRLHHISTDEVYGDLALEGTERFTEDTPYNPSSPYSATKAGADMLVRAWVRSYGIAATISNCSNNFGPYQHVEKFIPRQITNILTGRRPKLYGTGANVRDWIHVDDHNSAVRRILEHGTPGRTYLIGASNERSNLAVLQSILTIMDRDPDDFEHVTDRAGHDLRYAIDPTVLGAELGWTPAHTDFDDALRATVDWYRDNADWWSPLKDTVEDQYAKRGQ, encoded by the coding sequence ATGCGTTTGCTGGTCACCGGGGGTGCCGGATTCATCGGCGCCAACTTCGTTCAGAGCACCGTGCGCGAGCATCCCGAGGACGACGTGACCGTGCTGGACGCGCTGACCTACGCCGGCAGCCGCACCGCACTGCGCGGCGTGGAGGACGCGGTCGAGTTGGTCGAGGGCGACGTGGCCGATTCGGCCCTGGTCGACAAACTGGTGCGGTCCTGCGACGCCGTCGTGCACTTCGCCGCCGAGACCCACGTCGACAACGCGCTCTCGGATCCCAGTCCGTTCGTACACTCCAACCTGATCGGGACGTTCACGCTGTTGGAGGCCGTGCGCGAGCACGGCGTTCGGCTGCACCACATCTCGACCGACGAGGTCTACGGCGACCTGGCACTCGAGGGCACCGAGCGGTTCACCGAGGACACCCCCTACAACCCGTCGAGCCCGTACTCGGCGACCAAGGCCGGCGCCGATATGCTGGTGCGCGCCTGGGTGCGGTCCTACGGCATAGCCGCGACAATCTCGAACTGCTCCAACAACTTCGGCCCTTATCAGCACGTGGAAAAGTTCATCCCGCGCCAGATCACCAACATTCTCACCGGCCGTCGCCCCAAGCTGTACGGCACCGGCGCCAATGTGCGGGACTGGATTCACGTCGACGATCACAACAGCGCGGTGCGACGGATCCTGGAGCACGGCACCCCGGGCCGCACCTACCTGATCGGCGCCTCCAACGAGCGCTCCAATCTCGCTGTGCTGCAGTCGATCCTGACAATCATGGATCGCGATCCCGATGACTTCGAACATGTCACCGACCGCGCCGGCCACGATCTGCGTTATGCGATCGATCCCACGGTCCTCGGTGCCGAACTGGGCTGGACACCGGCCCACACCGACTTCGACGACGCGCTGCGCGCCACGGTCGACTGGTATCGCGACAACGCCGACTGGTGGTCGCCGCTGAAGGACACCGTCGAAGACCAGTACGCGAAGCGGGGGCAGTGA
- a CDS encoding CoA-acylating methylmalonate-semialdehyde dehydrogenase yields MTSKIPHFVDGRRSDLASTRTADVLNPSTGDVQAQVLLASTDDVNTAVASAVAAQKEWAAYNPQRRARVLMKFIELVNANADELAELLSKEHGKTVADSHGDIQRGVEVIEFAVGIPHLLKGEFTENAGTGIDVYSIRQPLGVVAGITPFNFPAMIPLWKAGPALACGNALILKPSERDPSVPLRLAELFTEAGLPDGVLQVVQGDKEAVDAIIEHPDIQAIGFVGSSDIAQYIYSGAAAHGKRAQCFGGAKNHMVVMPDADLDQAVDALIGAGYGSAGERCMAISVAVPVGEETANRLRNRLVERISQLRVGHSLDPKADYGPLVTGAALERVRDYIKQGVDAGAELVVDGRERASDDLAFGDEDLSKGYFIGPTLFDNVTAEMSIYTDEIFGPVLCIVRAEDYDEALRLPSEHEYGNGVAIFTRDGDAARDFVSRVQVGMVGVNVPIPVPVSYHSFGGWKRSGFGDLNQYGTASIQFYTKVKTVTERWPSGIKDGAEFAIPTFKEG; encoded by the coding sequence ATGACCTCAAAGATTCCGCACTTCGTCGATGGACGCCGTAGCGATCTCGCCTCCACCCGCACCGCCGATGTGCTCAACCCCAGCACCGGCGATGTGCAGGCCCAGGTGCTGCTCGCCTCGACCGATGACGTCAACACCGCCGTCGCCTCCGCCGTGGCAGCCCAGAAAGAGTGGGCGGCCTACAACCCGCAGCGCCGCGCCCGCGTGCTGATGAAGTTCATCGAGCTGGTCAACGCAAACGCCGACGAGCTGGCCGAACTGCTGTCCAAGGAACACGGCAAGACCGTCGCCGACTCCCACGGCGACATCCAGCGCGGCGTCGAGGTCATCGAGTTCGCCGTCGGGATCCCGCACCTGCTCAAGGGCGAGTTCACCGAGAACGCCGGCACCGGCATCGACGTGTACTCGATCCGGCAGCCGCTCGGCGTGGTCGCCGGCATCACCCCGTTCAACTTCCCCGCGATGATCCCGCTCTGGAAGGCCGGACCGGCACTGGCCTGCGGCAACGCCCTGATCCTCAAGCCGTCCGAGCGGGACCCGTCGGTGCCGCTGCGGCTGGCCGAGCTGTTCACCGAGGCGGGTCTGCCCGACGGCGTGCTGCAGGTGGTGCAGGGCGACAAGGAGGCCGTCGACGCCATCATCGAGCACCCCGACATCCAGGCCATCGGCTTCGTCGGCAGCTCGGACATCGCCCAGTACATCTACTCCGGTGCGGCCGCCCACGGCAAACGCGCCCAGTGCTTCGGCGGCGCCAAGAACCACATGGTCGTGATGCCCGACGCCGACCTGGATCAGGCCGTCGACGCCCTGATCGGCGCGGGCTACGGCAGCGCCGGTGAGCGCTGCATGGCGATCAGTGTCGCGGTGCCGGTCGGCGAGGAGACGGCGAACCGGCTGCGCAACCGGCTGGTCGAGCGGATCAGCCAACTGCGCGTCGGGCACAGCCTGGATCCCAAGGCCGACTACGGCCCGCTGGTCACCGGCGCGGCCCTGGAGCGCGTGCGCGATTACATCAAGCAGGGCGTCGACGCCGGTGCCGAGTTGGTGGTCGACGGCCGCGAGCGGGCCAGCGACGACCTGGCCTTCGGCGACGAGGACCTGTCGAAGGGGTACTTCATCGGCCCCACCCTGTTCGACAACGTCACCGCCGAGATGTCGATCTACACCGACGAGATCTTCGGGCCGGTGCTGTGCATCGTGCGCGCCGAGGACTACGACGAGGCGCTGCGGCTTCCTTCCGAGCACGAGTACGGCAACGGTGTGGCGATCTTCACCCGCGACGGCGACGCCGCCCGCGACTTCGTCTCCCGGGTGCAGGTCGGGATGGTGGGCGTCAACGTGCCGATCCCGGTTCCGGTGTCCTACCACAGCTTTGGCGGCTGGAAGCGCTCCGGCTTCGGTGACCTGAACCAGTACGGGACGGCGTCGATCCAGTTCTACACCAAGGTCAAGACCGTGACCGAGCGCTGGCCGTCGGGCATCAAGGATGGCGCCGAGTTCGCCATCCCCACCTTCAAGGAGGGGTGA